CCTCTCAACCACAACCAACCCGTATCCCTATGCTTTCTTTTTTCCAAGGCTGCACAGTGACGCTGACGACAAGGCCGCTGCCATGTCTAAACTTCAGCCACTCGCCAAAGCCGCCCTTGCACCACCACCCTCCGATCAGCCTCTCAACTATACAACAACGCAGGATTACATATATGAACATACGTATAAACACATCTCTTACCTGCATATTCGAACGGATTTAGTTAGAAccctagttttttttttctgtttcccCCCAATTCAATCAACACGGATGCAGTTTATATAAactgatattttgattttgttttaaaactTCTGATCCCTGAAACAAGTTGTGCTTTATTCTTTATTGAGGCTTGTAGAATTCTATTCTTTAGTCTACTTCAttgtttgattatatatttacttGTTCGTCATTTTTTCGATTTCCATATCagacttatttattatttccttTCTTATTGCAGTGTTGAGTTATCGTCAGTACATACTACGTTACATTATGCATTATAAAACTTCTAcgtcatttgttccaaataaATGTGGATCatgaaaaatcaagaaatttaACAACAATCATTctcattatttaattaaaaatctgaaaaagaaataataattacGGTCACATAACAAGTTTCATAACGTAAGACCTTACATACTATCTAATCTATAGTGAAATCAAGTGGGCCGCATATAATTGTCACAAAAGTTAAGCAAATGATGATAATTGTGTAACATTTATATGTGTCAGGTCCATTTGCAGAAGGAGGTTAAATGCATACAACTATATTTCAAGCTTTTCGGCTAACAACAATTTGGAATTTATGTTATAGTAGAATAAATCaaagagaaaatatttattaatacattaatattttaaaaaccgatattaatattttgattgagTAAATATTTACTtggattgaaaataattttggaatgaaagaatgaaaataaattatgtgaACCAGAAACAAATTACTTTAGCTACACACTTTTTGAAGATAATGttaaaataagattttaatgaatataaattttaatttttttcaagattcaTGCAACTTTACTTTTATAATTGTTCATCTTgtaatatcatatttttgatattttttatttccaattatttattagaaaatgtaaatatattttttgaaaataaaagtaattttagtacgaagaaatataatttgatttttcaaattGCTTACTAAAAATAGTTTTTCACTGAACTGGTCACACAGACTAAACCtatttatgaaatttataacctagatgtaattttttatatttacaaataaatatgataataaactTATATTAAGATATTCTTTTTAATCCGAATATAtgtaattagttaaaaatttaataaaaacactTACTTTTTAAGTCctgatattaataaatttaacttatttaatatattaataaaatacatgATTCGATTAAATcatatttcatcaaaaaatttaacCCGACTTGATATATAATATCGAAAGATAAACGAATTCGCAAGATTTTTTGTGGATCTCTGGCAAAATTGTAGTTAGCATTCAAGTAGAGGGCAAAGTTGTAAAAATGCATTGAAAGAATGCCCTTAAAGTTCCTCAAAATTACAATAAGCCCTTTATTGAACAACCCATCCAGGGCACAAATGGTAATAAAGCGAAATTTGCAGCCCAGTTTCCCTCCACTCCTCcccatatatttttttggtCAATTGTTGTAAAATCCCCATTTCTCCACAACCCACACCTCTGCGCTTGCAATTTCCGTCTACACTCGAGTGGTGGTGATTGTTTTTCAAGTAAAAGCTCTCGATTACACACAACAGGTAAGCTCTTTCCTTTCTTTTCTCTACAATTGTATATTTTGTCGATGCTTTTTGTAAAATTACAGACAGTTGTACATGTTTATCAATCAATTGCCATTTTAGGGTTTCAGATCGGCTAAAGATTGAAACTTTTTTGAATTGTATTTCTGGGTTGGTACTTGCTGTTTATAAATCGTTGTGTATTTGTAAGCTTGGTACTCTAGAGGTATGTGAATTGTAGGAAATGCGTTTTGTATGAAGCTAGTTACTCGAGGGGAAGAGTTGTTGAGTTTGATATGCTTTGGATTGAATTTGTTTTGTTGAATTCCATGTTTATGCGGAGTggtagtgtttttttttttttttttggggggggggggggggggggggttctgTTGATGTTAACTGTTTGATTCATTTATTGAAAGATCAGGTTTCAGATTGTTTTTGGTACTTAACTGAAGACAAATTAATAGTTGAAAGCAAGGCTGGATTTTGTTTTGTCGTGAGTTCAGTAGGGTTGGTTATATTTTCTGAAGGAAGTTTTGTGAGAATCTGTTGTAGCTCATGCATCCTATATGAAATGGAACTGATTTAATTATGACACCTTTATTATTGTGTTTGTGACAGCAAAATGACGACAACATGCATTCTTTGTTGcgcctttttttttctttcctaatatgaagatatacaaattgtataaatttatgGATTTTAGAATGAGTTTTTCTTTATACTCTCAGTTTTTGTCTCTTCAGGTCTGAATCAGTGTCAACTTATTTAATTTGGTGAGGAGGTTCTGTTGGGGGTCTTCTGCACGATGGTTTGGTTTTCTGAAGGTCCCGGTTCGAAGTACATTGGCATTATCGTCGCTGGTCTCGAGCACAAGATACTTTATTAGCTTTTAAAATTCTTGTTTACTCAAAAGGACGCTATAAATAAGGTTTCAATCTGGTAAGTGATGGAGTGCAACAAAGAAGAGGCTGTAAGGGCCAAAAGTTTGGCTGAAAAGAAAATGGAAATTAAGGATTTTCTCGGAGCTCGAAAGATTGGAATTAAGGCCCAGAACCTCTACCCTCAATTGGAGAACATTTCCCAGTTGATTATGGTTTGTGATGTGCATTGTTCTGCTGCAAACAAGGTCCGTGGAACTGAAATGGACTGGTATGGCATCCTTAAACTCGAGCCAACAGCTGATGAGGCAGCAATAAAGAAGCAATTCAGAAAGTTTGCCCTTCTTCTGCATCCAGATAAGAACAAGTTTGCCGGTGCAACAGATGCCTTCAAGTTAATTGGTGAAGCTCATGGAGTGCTCATGGACAGAGATAAACGGAGGATACATGATATGAAATGTAAACCTGCTGCAGTTAATGGGGCTCCAAAGCAAGCAAGCAGGCCTTCCTACGTACGGAGACCACCAGGTTCTGACAATAGTTCCTTTAACATGTATAAACAGTTCCGCCAGGCACCACAGACTGCCCAAACAGGAGTTCATGGTAATAGACCAACTTTCTGGACTGCATGTCCATTCTGTTCTGTGAGGTTCCAGTATTACAGAGAAGTGCTCAACAAAAGTCTTAATTGTCAGTCATGTAACAAGGCATTTACTGGCTACGAAATCAATGTTCCCACAGCACCACAAAACAACTTCAGTCAGCCAGTATTTCCCAAACAAACAGCAACTAGTAATCCGGCTCCTAATGTGGGATCAAGTAGTAAGTTTGGGTACTCCACTGCTAAAGTAGAACTTGGGGGAAATTCCGGTAACAAGAATTCACGGTCTTTTGATGTGGCACAGGGGTCTAAATCGAATGAAAAACATGGAGATGTTTCTATAAATTCCAAGCAGAAGCGCAAATCTGAAAAACCTCAAACAGGTGCAAACATGAATGGGAAGAAGAGGAAAATCTTATCCGAATCCAGTGAGAGTTGCAATACTGAAACTAGCTCAGATTCTGAGGAAGAGATATCTGTTAAAATTGATGGGTTTCATAGTGAGCTGCCCCCACGGAGGTCAAGTAGGTCTAAGAGAAATGTTTCATATAACGAAAATATTAATGATGATAATGACACAGCAGAGCCCGTAGTAGAAAACAAGTCTAGCGATAAAGTGGAAGTTGATGATGTATTACCAAAACAAGAGCCTCCAGGTATAAACACATCTGGCCTTGATGCTCATTTGAATAAGAATGACAAAGAGGCCAAAATGTCCTTTGCAGAAGAGGTGCTGCTCGGCAAAGAAACTGAAATGAAGAGTAATAAAGAACCATCTGATGTTACTGAAACAGAACCAGAAGTCTATGAATATCCCGATCCAGATTTCAGTGACTTTGACAAGGAAAGAGAGGAAAAGTGTTTTGCAGCTGGGCAGATCTGGGCGATTTATGACACCCAAGATGCGATGCCTAGATTCTATGCTCTGATCAAGAAGGTACTTCGTCCTAAGTTTAAGCTTCGGATAACCTGGTTAGAGCCAGATCCAGACGATAAGGATTCAATCAAATGGGTTGAAGAGGATCTGCCAGTTTCTTGTGGTAAATATAAACATGGAAGCTCAGAGAACACTGAAGATCATCAAATGTTCTCACATGTAGTTACTTGGGAAAAAGCAAGTAGGAGGGATTCCTACAAGATATATCCAAGAAAGGGCGAGACATGGGCTCTCTTCAAGAACTGGGATATTAATTGGTCTTCATATCCAGACAATAGCAGGAAATATGAATACGAGTTTGTGGAAGTCTTGTCTGAATATGCTGATGGCACTGCTATATCTGTTGTATACTTGGGTAAGATAAAGGGTTTTGTTTGTCTCTTTTGTAGAGCACAACATGAAGGAGTTGACATTTTTGAAATAGCACCAAAGGAGTTATACCGATTTTCTCATAGGGTCCCATCTTTTAAAATGAGTGGAGATGAAAGAAATGATATCCCGAAAGGATCTTTTGAACTTGACCCTGCATGTCTTCCTACCAATCTTCGAGAGATCGATCCTCCTGCCACTgagaatattaaatttgaaaagacTCATCCACTTGGTTCAGGTTCTACATTCACAACAGGTTCTGTAGAACCAATTCCAAAGTTTCATATGGATGTACCTAAAAACCAAGAAGAGCGTAGAAACCAATCCAATTCCCGTGTTGAAATATCTTCAGACGAAGAAGACCAGAAGTTGGAGTCTGATGCTAATGGCAACACATTTGTCAATCCTCCTGACAATACTGATCCTCCGGAGGAAGCTTACGAAATTCCTGATcctgaattttataattttgacggGGACAAATCGACAGAGAAATTTGAGATGGGTCAGGTTTGGGCTCTGTATAGTGATGAGGATGGCTTACCAAAGTACTATGGTAAGATAAAGAAAATTGAATTTATGCCAAAGCATATATTGCACATTTCGTGGCTAAGTGTTGGTTCAACTCCAAATGACATGATTCAGTGGACAGATAAAGCGATGCTTGTTACTTGCGGTAAATTCAAGATTAGAAAGTTGGAACCCAGTCAATATACCAGTACTGCATCCTTTTCTCATCAGGTAAGAGTAAAAGAAAATGTAAAAGGCGAATATGTTATCCTTCCTAGAAAAGGTGAGGTCTGGGCAATATATAAGAACTGGAATGCTGGAATGAAATGTTCAGACTTGGAGAAGTGTGATTATGACATTGTGGAGGTGGTAGAAGAACATGATTCAGGTACATCTGTTTTGTATCTGGAGTTAGTCAATGGTTTCAAGTCGGTCTTCAGGGCTCAAATGAAGGGACTATCTCCTGCAAGGACCAAGATACCAGCGAATGAGCTGCTTAGATTCTCCCATCAGATACCTGCATTTCGGCTGACGGAGGAGAGAGGTGGCAGCCTGAGAGGTTATGTGGAGCTTGATCCCGCAGCACTGCCATTTCATTGGTTTAGTTGAAACTAAAATGCCAAGATGATATCTCCTTTCTCTTCTCTTTCACATCTTAGTCGAGTATTTTCTAATACCTATGTCATGTGAATCACAAGGCAGAGGTACTTATCCCTAAGGGCTTATATATGGTGTTTTTAAAACATCAGGGACAACCTTTTTTGTTTAGAAACTATCCATTGGAGTTGTCCCAACTAGACTTTCTAATCTATGGAACATCTAGACTTGTTGTCCCTTTTGGTTTGGTTATTTGTGATTTAGTTGGCTGTTGATGACGCTGATGTTCTAGTTTCATGTATGACTTGGTTCATATATCTTGTCGGTCTTAAAGAAAAACATGAGCTGAATTTCTATTTGATATGGGCCAGATGGCCTTTCCTTTCCTTGTCTTGTTGGCATCTGTTATCTGTATTGTCAATCTGTGCTGTCAGCCGTATAAGaatcaaaaataacaaataGGCGTACCATTTTCAAACCAGCAGCGATAAAAGCTTACAAGTTATCATTGTGCTGATCTACAACCTCTACATTGTTACTTGTGTTAAAGCTTTCCTACTGTTACTTAGGTTTGTGTTGTGCTTAAACGGTCATTGTTGCTGCTTTGCTTGTCAAAAAATGAAAACAGGTTTATTTATAACTAACAGAGTTTGGTCTGTCTACAAATAAATATCAGGTTTATTTATAACTAACAGAGTTTGGTCCGTCTACAAATAAATATCTTTCTAATGTGTATCTAAGAGAACACAATAAACgttaaatttgatgagtttgatGGATTTTTATCTAAGATTGATGAGTTTGATAGATTTTtattggtggaattggtgtaaATACAGGAGGTCAATTCATATGTAAGATTAAACTCATGAGAGTTTCATATGTAACATTAAACGACCAATAAAGATGCACCAAACTCATGAGAGTTAGTACTTACGATAAAAATCCTTCCGAAAATACTAATACTACTGCACTTCATGTCTTTCAGCTCTGCAGGATCCAGAGAAAGACTATCAGTCAGGTGTAATATGCTTAAAAACTGAAATCATGTTCTCATTTTTTTCTTCTTGAGTTCTATTTTCGGAATATTACTTGAAGTTCACAAATAAAATAGGTCTTGTCTTCACGTTTTATGGAGAAAAGTTTATATACTAAGAGCAGATGATAcattaaaagtaaaattttggTGACCAATTATTCTTTACGAAGAAAAATTTACATACTATGAATAATATaatacattaaatataaaatatttgtaaaacaaTTATTCTGTACGTTTTTCACTGTACGTTTTTCACCGTAACAAATAACTGATTCCACATATCTTAAGATTAATTATCATATGTAAAATAAAGATTAATTCTAATTGCAAAATACTAGTTAcccaaaatttattttcaattttttttaaattttaggaGAATTCAgattcatttttataataacaaaactcaatttatacacataaatcaccctgacaaaaaaattgAGATAAAATTTTACGGCAGGTTGCATTATTCTTCCATTTTTGACTTTCCCCACTGGAGAGTGTATCATTACCAAATTGTCGTTAACATTACCTCCAGTCCTCCGCAATACGCCCATATGAAGTCCATATGAAGACAgtgaattattatattttccctCCAAATAGAAAATCATCATGATCCGTACAGTTTCCCCCAATCAATAAGCCCTAGACCCACACATTCTTTCCAGTGTGATATTTGAGTTGTAAATACTACCTCTTTTGTCTAGTTTTGCTGCTAATTAGGTTACTATGTGTTCACGAGGCGACGATGAAGATGACGATGATGAGATCCAAGAGAACAAGAAAAATTTGAATCCTCAAATTGATAATGCGGAGACTGAATTTATGGATACTCAACCTTCTCCGTTACTGCTTCAAGGTAAattatttagttaatttatcgagattaaaTTATCTATTATGCTGGGATAGATAAATTgtatgggaaaatagatttttttgccacccaacttattatttgtttagaaacctaccactgaacaataatttttttcttttttgccactaatgttaggttcggatttttttttgtcactaacattaggttcggatttgattattaacactatgttattcttcttagagttaattgcatttggcacccctttgattttagcatgttgcacattgcacctaatagttttggaataaacactatgcagcccattacttttaacccgtagacactttgcaccctttccgttatattctgccgttaccgttaacttttgaatgggcattttgggaaatttttttatatttaattaaaatcaaacctttatttaaattttccgactatccaaacgatatttttcggaaatctatttttgggtagtctgcaatataatagtgatctgtgtctatatctttatatgtggtactccatatgtgtcctaggtagtttatcttagaggacgagattacaaaattttttactcagaaaggaaatctcaaaattaacttatggacttaaatttataaaaagtgggaaccttaaaatacgtgataagtagtggtaaagaactataaagtcaagtgatactatatatttgtggagtcttaaaataattcataaaactaaactttttaggttcttaaaatgcctgttaaactctcgtacttcaaggtaaactagctaagggacatatagataactgtatataatgttatagacacatatcatattaccataatattgcagactaccactatgtttttataatactaaaaaaataacatattgttaataatcaaatcaaaacataacgttagtgataaaaaagaaatccaactttttttaaggaaaaaaaaccaacattaaatttt
This genomic window from Daucus carota subsp. sativus chromosome 7, DH1 v3.0, whole genome shotgun sequence contains:
- the LOC108196110 gene encoding uncharacterized protein LOC108196110, translating into MECNKEEAVRAKSLAEKKMEIKDFLGARKIGIKAQNLYPQLENISQLIMVCDVHCSAANKVRGTEMDWYGILKLEPTADEAAIKKQFRKFALLLHPDKNKFAGATDAFKLIGEAHGVLMDRDKRRIHDMKCKPAAVNGAPKQASRPSYVRRPPGSDNSSFNMYKQFRQAPQTAQTGVHGNRPTFWTACPFCSVRFQYYREVLNKSLNCQSCNKAFTGYEINVPTAPQNNFSQPVFPKQTATSNPAPNVGSSSKFGYSTAKVELGGNSGNKNSRSFDVAQGSKSNEKHGDVSINSKQKRKSEKPQTGANMNGKKRKILSESSESCNTETSSDSEEEISVKIDGFHSELPPRRSSRSKRNVSYNENINDDNDTAEPVVENKSSDKVEVDDVLPKQEPPGINTSGLDAHLNKNDKEAKMSFAEEVLLGKETEMKSNKEPSDVTETEPEVYEYPDPDFSDFDKEREEKCFAAGQIWAIYDTQDAMPRFYALIKKVLRPKFKLRITWLEPDPDDKDSIKWVEEDLPVSCGKYKHGSSENTEDHQMFSHVVTWEKASRRDSYKIYPRKGETWALFKNWDINWSSYPDNSRKYEYEFVEVLSEYADGTAISVVYLGKIKGFVCLFCRAQHEGVDIFEIAPKELYRFSHRVPSFKMSGDERNDIPKGSFELDPACLPTNLREIDPPATENIKFEKTHPLGSGSTFTTGSVEPIPKFHMDVPKNQEERRNQSNSRVEISSDEEDQKLESDANGNTFVNPPDNTDPPEEAYEIPDPEFYNFDGDKSTEKFEMGQVWALYSDEDGLPKYYGKIKKIEFMPKHILHISWLSVGSTPNDMIQWTDKAMLVTCGKFKIRKLEPSQYTSTASFSHQVRVKENVKGEYVILPRKGEVWAIYKNWNAGMKCSDLEKCDYDIVEVVEEHDSGTSVLYLELVNGFKSVFRAQMKGLSPARTKIPANELLRFSHQIPAFRLTEERGGSLRGYVELDPAALPFHWFS